The following are from one region of the Cloacibacterium sp. TD35 genome:
- a CDS encoding putative signal transducing protein, with amino-acid sequence MGAELPRVSVFEADEMVQIQIVKKKLEDAGIACSVSNKYLNNLLSTPTATALKLEVNIHDEQKAFEIIDHYLAEKEN; translated from the coding sequence ATGGGAGCAGAATTACCAAGAGTTTCGGTATTTGAAGCAGATGAAATGGTTCAAATACAAATCGTGAAAAAGAAATTAGAAGATGCAGGAATCGCTTGTTCAGTGAGCAATAAATACCTTAATAATTTGCTTTCTACACCTACCGCTACCGCTTTAAAACTAGAGGTAAACATTCATGACGAGCAAAAAGCTTTTGAAATTATAGACCATTATTTGGCAGAAAAAGAAAACTAA
- the lat gene encoding L-lysine 6-transaminase encodes MNKTIELSHEVVSNKVKATLGKHILADGFDFVMDYEKSHGSWIHDRLTGTEFLDMFSMFGSASVGYNHPYIVGKSAWLGKMAVYKPTMSDVYLQEYADFVETFSRVAIPEELPYCFFVEGGALAVENALKTAFDWKTRKNWLKGSKTEGSVAIHFKQAFHGRSGYTLSLTNTNDPRKYQYFPLFDWPRIINPKLHFPITEENLQETIKNEQLALVQIEEAILSNQDKAACIIIETIQAEGGDNHFRDEFLRELRRICDENEMLLIFDEVQTGIGITGKMWAFQNYSVVPDVISFGKKAQVCGILASKTKLDEVEHHVFAESSRINSTFGGNFIDMLRFQLVLEIIEKENLLENVQKQGEFLLEGLQKLQEKFPHLISNARGRGLMCAFDLPDGKARADFQERLFEEHVIVLICGEKSIRFRPHLNVTQEGLQFALDKIEKIASNY; translated from the coding sequence ATGAACAAAACAATAGAATTAAGCCACGAAGTTGTAAGCAATAAGGTAAAAGCAACTTTAGGAAAACATATTTTAGCAGATGGTTTTGATTTCGTTATGGATTACGAAAAATCTCATGGCTCTTGGATTCATGACCGTTTAACAGGAACAGAATTTCTGGATATGTTTTCTATGTTCGGTTCTGCTTCGGTGGGTTATAATCATCCTTATATCGTAGGGAAATCTGCTTGGTTAGGCAAAATGGCTGTCTACAAACCTACCATGTCTGACGTGTATTTGCAGGAATATGCCGATTTTGTAGAAACCTTTAGCAGAGTAGCGATTCCAGAAGAATTGCCGTATTGTTTCTTTGTAGAAGGAGGAGCTCTAGCTGTAGAAAATGCTTTGAAAACAGCTTTCGACTGGAAAACCAGAAAAAATTGGCTCAAAGGAAGTAAAACAGAAGGTTCTGTAGCAATTCACTTTAAACAGGCTTTCCATGGAAGAAGTGGTTATACACTGAGTTTAACCAATACCAACGACCCAAGAAAATACCAATATTTTCCATTGTTTGATTGGCCAAGAATCATCAATCCGAAATTGCATTTCCCAATCACCGAAGAAAATTTACAGGAAACCATCAAGAATGAACAATTAGCTTTGGTACAGATTGAAGAAGCCATTTTGTCTAATCAAGATAAAGCAGCTTGTATCATTATAGAAACCATTCAAGCAGAAGGTGGAGATAATCATTTCCGTGATGAATTTTTAAGAGAATTGCGTAGAATCTGTGACGAAAACGAAATGCTGCTCATTTTTGATGAGGTACAAACAGGAATCGGGATTACAGGTAAAATGTGGGCGTTCCAAAATTACAGCGTAGTTCCAGACGTGATTTCTTTCGGGAAAAAAGCACAGGTTTGTGGTATTTTAGCAAGTAAAACCAAGCTAGATGAGGTAGAACACCACGTTTTTGCTGAAAGTTCTAGAATCAACTCTACTTTCGGAGGAAATTTCATCGATATGCTAAGATTCCAATTGGTTTTAGAAATCATCGAAAAAGAAAATCTTTTGGAAAATGTGCAGAAACAAGGTGAGTTTTTATTGGAAGGTTTACAAAAACTTCAAGAGAAGTTTCCACACCTGATTTCTAATGCAAGAGGAAGAGGATTAATGTGTGCTTTTGATTTACCAGATGGAAAAGCAAGAGCAGATTTCCAAGAAAGACTTTTTGAAGAACACGTAATTGTGCTCATTTGCGGCGAAAAATCTATCAGATTCCGTCCGCACCTGAATGTGACGCAAGAAGGCCTGCAATTTGCCTTGGATAAAATAGAAAAAATTGCATCAAACTACTAA
- the serB gene encoding phosphoserine phosphatase SerB: MSITGEDKPGVTSSLTEILSKHNATILDIGQANIHQSLSLGILFRLDPQMQGNILKDLLFKSYELGVQAKFTPIEREDYDQWVSRQGKESYVITVLGQKIEANQLAHVTKVIAEQGLNIDTIKRLTGRIPLDSEDDSQNRSCIEFSVRGTPQNVNLIHEKFVTLSGALDIDISFQKDNIYRRNRRLICFDMDSTLIKTEVIDELAERAGAGEEVRAITEAAMRGEIDFSESFKKRVSLLEGLEESVLQEIAENLPIMDGADRLMHILKKCGYKIAILSGGFTFFGKYLKKRFGVDYLYANELEIKDGKLTGKHLGDIVDGNRKAELLKFLAQVENIELDQVIAVGDGANDLPMLNIAGLGIAFHAKPKVKENARQSISSIGLDGVLYFLGFRDKHINEDF; this comes from the coding sequence ATGAGTATTACCGGAGAAGACAAACCCGGGGTAACCTCATCTCTCACTGAAATTTTAAGTAAACACAATGCAACGATTCTAGATATTGGTCAGGCAAACATTCATCAATCCCTTTCCCTAGGCATTTTGTTTCGATTAGACCCACAAATGCAAGGCAATATTCTAAAAGACTTGCTTTTTAAATCATACGAACTCGGTGTACAAGCCAAATTTACACCTATAGAAAGAGAAGATTATGACCAATGGGTTTCTAGACAAGGTAAAGAAAGTTATGTGATTACCGTTCTTGGCCAAAAAATAGAAGCCAACCAATTGGCTCACGTAACGAAAGTTATTGCAGAGCAAGGATTAAACATAGACACCATTAAAAGGTTGACGGGAAGAATTCCGCTAGATTCTGAAGACGATAGTCAAAACAGGTCTTGTATAGAATTTTCGGTGCGTGGAACTCCTCAAAATGTGAATTTGATTCACGAAAAATTTGTGACTTTAAGTGGAGCATTAGACATTGATATTTCTTTCCAAAAAGATAATATTTACCGCAGAAACAGACGATTAATCTGTTTTGATATGGATTCTACGCTCATTAAAACTGAAGTTATCGATGAATTGGCAGAAAGAGCTGGAGCTGGTGAAGAAGTAAGAGCCATCACCGAAGCAGCAATGCGTGGTGAAATAGATTTTAGCGAAAGTTTTAAAAAACGTGTTTCTCTTTTGGAAGGTTTAGAGGAATCTGTATTGCAAGAAATTGCAGAAAATCTTCCGATTATGGATGGTGCAGACAGACTGATGCATATTTTAAAAAAATGTGGTTATAAAATTGCTATTCTATCGGGTGGGTTTACCTTTTTCGGGAAATATCTTAAAAAACGTTTTGGGGTAGATTATTTATACGCCAACGAATTAGAAATAAAAGACGGAAAACTTACGGGGAAACATCTTGGAGATATTGTAGACGGAAACAGAAAAGCAGAACTTTTGAAATTTTTGGCTCAAGTAGAAAATATAGAATTAGATCAAGTGATTGCTGTAGGAGACGGTGCCAATGATTTACCGATGCTGAACATTGCTGGTTTAGGAATTGCCTTTCACGCCAAACCAAAGGTTAAAGAAAATGCCAGACAATCTATCTCTTCAATAGGTTTAGACGGGGTTTTATACTTTTTAGGATTTAGAGACAAACATATCAACGAAGATTTTTAA
- a CDS encoding amidohydrolase family protein, protein MKKIFFTLYILVSAMVLAQRPNPAPAQKNPIAITNATIHTATGTVLNNASIVFENGKITQINGSIPSNAEVINAQNKHVYPGFILVNNTLGLVEISATNATVDYREANDISPEVRSLISFNTDSHVIPVIRSNGVLLTQPVLKHGTLSCTSSIMQLDAWNWEDAVVATDNVLHLSWPEIYRIDDEKRNKEFQTRRTEKIKELTSLFQRAKQYDNQQVKDYKLNAIKPVFENRKLFVEVAGANETLEVIAWANKLNLKNVVLIGESNLVGVLDDIKKSNFPLIIKRVHSLPVNSSDSPRLPYEFAKLVQDKGILYGLDYSGDMEYQNSRNLPFLAGTTVAYGVEKEKALQSITINLAKMLGIDKNYGTLEVGKSATLFISEGDALDQLTNNVTEAFIDGRKINLDNQQKELYKTYQEKYRLNQ, encoded by the coding sequence ATGAAAAAAATATTTTTCACTTTATATATTTTGGTTTCAGCAATGGTTTTGGCACAAAGACCAAATCCTGCACCTGCACAAAAAAATCCAATTGCGATTACCAATGCCACCATTCACACCGCTACAGGAACGGTTTTAAATAATGCTTCTATCGTTTTTGAAAACGGGAAAATCACCCAGATTAATGGAAGCATTCCGAGCAATGCAGAAGTCATCAATGCCCAAAATAAACACGTATATCCAGGTTTTATTTTGGTGAACAATACATTAGGATTGGTAGAAATTTCCGCAACCAATGCCACGGTAGATTACAGAGAAGCCAATGATATTTCGCCAGAAGTACGTTCGCTCATCTCTTTCAATACAGACTCTCATGTCATTCCCGTGATTAGAAGCAATGGCGTTTTATTGACTCAGCCAGTTCTGAAACACGGCACATTGTCTTGTACCTCTTCCATCATGCAACTAGACGCTTGGAATTGGGAAGATGCGGTGGTAGCGACGGATAATGTTTTGCATCTTTCTTGGCCTGAAATTTATAGAATAGACGATGAAAAACGTAATAAAGAATTTCAAACCAGAAGAACAGAAAAAATTAAAGAACTGACTTCCCTGTTTCAGAGAGCAAAGCAATATGACAACCAGCAAGTGAAAGATTATAAACTGAATGCTATAAAACCAGTCTTTGAAAACAGAAAACTATTTGTAGAAGTAGCAGGAGCGAATGAAACGCTAGAAGTGATTGCTTGGGCCAATAAACTAAACCTTAAAAATGTAGTTTTGATTGGTGAAAGCAATTTGGTAGGGGTTTTAGATGATATTAAAAAGAGCAATTTCCCACTCATCATCAAGAGAGTTCACAGCTTGCCGGTCAACAGTTCGGATTCTCCTAGATTACCTTACGAATTTGCAAAATTGGTGCAAGATAAAGGCATTCTCTACGGGTTAGATTACAGCGGAGATATGGAATACCAAAATTCTAGAAATCTTCCGTTTTTGGCTGGAACTACCGTTGCGTATGGTGTAGAAAAAGAGAAAGCCTTACAAAGCATTACCATTAACCTAGCCAAAATGTTGGGAATTGATAAAAACTACGGAACTTTAGAAGTAGGAAAAAGCGCTACACTCTTCATTTCTGAGGGCGATGCACTGGATCAATTGACCAATAATGTTACTGAAGCCTTCATAGATGGTAGAAAAATTAATCTGGACAATCAGCAGAAAGAACTTTACAAAACATATCAAGAGAAGTATCGATTAAATCAGTAA
- a CDS encoding DNA topoisomerase 3, producing MKLCIAEKPSVARDIAKVLGAITPKSGYMEGNGYCVTWTFGHLCTLKEPHDYAPEYKAWNLFLLPIIPKNFGIKLINNTGVERQFKVIESLVKECEEVINCGDAGQEGELIQRWVLQKAKCDKPVKRLWISSLTEDAIKEGFEKLKSAEDYKNLYLAGNARAIGDWLLGINATRLFTKKFGGNKAVLSIGRVQTPTLAMLVKRQKEIDAFVQKDYWELKTKYREVVFTAAIDRLQSAERAEKGLEYLKQNLFEIIAFEIKEGKEKNPRLFDLTGLQVEANKKYGFSAESTLNYIQSLYEKKHTTYPRVDTTYLSENLYPKISGILRSMNFYSDLTAPLLEAPIPMSKAVFDDAKVTDHHAIIPTEIPPTSNLTREEKLVYDLVAKRFIAVFYPECKISNTLVEGQVGTINFKASGKQILEPGWRLVYAKDQKETAEKEEKNEEQLIPEFTVGEKGEHEPFVHQGRTSPPKPYTEATLLRAMETAGRQVEDEELRELLKNNGIGRPSTRANIIETLFKRKYIEKKRKNLFATQTGIDLIDTIEDELLKSAELTGEWEQKLRKIEKGEYEAQKFKEELIEMVTQLTKKVIDSKGKVISFQEEKSTKTKSKKKKDTNPGD from the coding sequence ATGAAACTTTGTATTGCTGAAAAACCAAGTGTAGCAAGAGATATCGCTAAAGTTTTGGGAGCCATCACTCCTAAAAGTGGCTATATGGAAGGCAATGGTTACTGCGTAACGTGGACTTTTGGACATCTGTGCACCTTGAAAGAACCTCACGATTACGCACCCGAATACAAAGCATGGAATCTCTTCTTACTGCCCATAATTCCTAAAAATTTCGGAATTAAATTAATCAACAATACTGGAGTTGAAAGACAGTTCAAAGTTATTGAATCTTTGGTCAAAGAATGTGAGGAGGTCATCAATTGTGGGGATGCTGGTCAAGAAGGAGAACTCATTCAGCGATGGGTTTTACAAAAAGCCAAATGTGATAAACCCGTAAAAAGACTCTGGATTTCTTCTTTGACGGAAGATGCCATAAAAGAAGGTTTTGAAAAATTAAAATCTGCCGAAGATTACAAAAATCTCTACTTAGCAGGTAACGCCAGAGCAATAGGAGATTGGCTTTTAGGAATCAATGCCACCCGTTTATTCACCAAAAAATTTGGCGGAAACAAAGCCGTTTTATCCATTGGGAGAGTGCAAACACCTACTTTGGCAATGCTCGTGAAACGTCAGAAAGAAATAGACGCCTTCGTGCAAAAAGACTATTGGGAACTCAAAACCAAATACCGAGAAGTGGTTTTCACTGCGGCAATTGACCGTTTACAATCGGCAGAAAGAGCAGAAAAAGGTTTGGAATATCTCAAACAAAATCTTTTTGAAATCATAGCTTTTGAAATCAAAGAAGGAAAAGAAAAAAATCCACGATTGTTCGACTTAACTGGACTTCAGGTAGAAGCCAATAAAAAATACGGATTTTCAGCAGAAAGCACGCTGAATTATATCCAAAGCCTCTACGAAAAAAAACACACCACTTATCCTAGAGTAGATACCACCTACCTTTCGGAGAACTTATATCCAAAAATTTCTGGAATTCTCAGAAGCATGAATTTTTATTCAGACTTAACAGCTCCTCTTTTAGAAGCGCCAATTCCAATGTCAAAAGCCGTTTTTGATGATGCCAAAGTCACAGACCACCATGCAATTATTCCTACGGAAATTCCGCCAACTTCCAATTTGACCAGAGAAGAAAAATTAGTCTATGATTTGGTGGCAAAGCGTTTTATAGCGGTTTTTTATCCAGAATGTAAAATTTCCAATACTTTGGTAGAAGGTCAGGTAGGAACCATCAATTTCAAAGCATCGGGAAAACAAATTCTCGAGCCAGGTTGGCGTTTAGTCTATGCCAAAGACCAAAAAGAAACGGCTGAAAAAGAAGAAAAAAACGAAGAACAACTTATTCCCGAATTTACAGTAGGCGAAAAAGGCGAACACGAACCTTTCGTGCATCAGGGAAGAACTTCTCCGCCAAAACCATACACAGAAGCTACATTGCTAAGAGCCATGGAAACCGCAGGAAGACAAGTGGAAGACGAAGAACTGCGTGAACTTTTGAAAAACAACGGCATCGGTAGACCTTCTACCAGAGCAAACATCATAGAAACACTTTTTAAAAGAAAATACATCGAAAAGAAAAGGAAAAATCTTTTCGCGACTCAAACGGGTATTGATTTAATTGATACCATAGAAGATGAATTATTAAAAAGTGCCGAACTAACAGGAGAGTGGGAACAAAAACTCAGAAAAATTGAAAAAGGCGAATACGAGGCACAAAAATTCAAAGAAGAACTCATCGAAATGGTAACCCAACTCACCAAAAAAGTCATCGACAGCAAAGGAAAAGTCATCTCTTTTCAAGAAGAAAAATCCACCAAAACCAAATCCAAAAAGAAAAAAGACACCAATCCTGGTGACTGA
- the amaB gene encoding L-piperidine-6-carboxylate dehydrogenase, which produces MSKKNKDFGIEKVLKNLGIKAENKGTSTGGKWFATGKVIESYSPVDGNLIAKVTSTSKKDYEKVIAEAEKAFKEFRLMPAPKRGEIVRQFGEKLRKHKEDLGKLVSYEMGKSLQEGLGEVQEMIDICDFAVGLSRQLNGFTMHSERPGHRMYDQYHPLGIVGIISAFNFPVAVWSWNTALAWICGDVCVWKPSEKTPLCGIACQNIITEVLQENNLPLGISNLVIGDAEIGDLMANDTRVPLISATGSTRMGKIVAQNVAARLGKSLLELGGNNAIIVTPDADIKMTVIGAVFGAVGTAGQRCTSTRRLIIHESIYDKVKDAIVAAYGQLKIGNPLDQNNHVGPLIDADAVKMYEEALKKVKKEGGKLIVEGGVLKGKGYESGCYVKPAIAEAENHFEIVQHETFAPILYLLKYSGEVENAIEIQNGVMQGLSSAIMTNNLREAEKFLSHAGSDCGIANVNIGTSGAEIGGAFGGEKETGGGRESGSDAWKVYMRRQTNTINYTTNLPLAQGIKFDL; this is translated from the coding sequence ATGTCAAAGAAAAATAAAGATTTCGGGATTGAAAAAGTTTTAAAAAATTTAGGAATTAAAGCAGAGAATAAAGGCACTTCTACTGGAGGAAAATGGTTTGCTACAGGAAAAGTGATAGAAAGTTACTCACCAGTAGATGGAAACTTAATTGCTAAAGTCACTTCTACTTCTAAAAAAGACTACGAAAAAGTAATCGCAGAAGCAGAAAAAGCATTCAAAGAATTCAGGCTGATGCCAGCTCCAAAACGTGGAGAAATCGTGAGACAGTTTGGCGAAAAGCTCAGAAAGCATAAAGAAGATTTAGGAAAATTGGTTTCATACGAAATGGGGAAATCGCTACAGGAAGGTCTTGGCGAAGTTCAGGAAATGATAGATATCTGTGATTTTGCAGTAGGTTTATCTCGTCAGTTAAATGGTTTTACCATGCATTCAGAGCGCCCAGGTCACAGAATGTACGACCAGTATCATCCATTAGGAATTGTAGGGATTATCTCTGCATTCAATTTTCCAGTAGCAGTTTGGTCTTGGAACACAGCGTTAGCTTGGATTTGTGGAGATGTTTGCGTGTGGAAACCTTCAGAAAAAACACCATTGTGCGGAATTGCTTGTCAAAATATCATCACCGAAGTGCTTCAAGAGAATAATCTTCCTTTAGGGATTTCAAATCTAGTCATCGGAGATGCTGAAATTGGGGATTTAATGGCAAATGATACTAGAGTTCCTCTAATTTCTGCAACAGGTTCTACTAGAATGGGAAAAATTGTTGCCCAAAATGTAGCAGCTAGATTAGGAAAATCACTTCTGGAATTAGGAGGAAACAATGCGATTATCGTAACACCAGATGCAGACATTAAAATGACGGTAATTGGGGCGGTTTTCGGAGCGGTAGGTACAGCAGGTCAACGTTGTACTTCTACCAGAAGACTCATCATTCACGAAAGCATTTATGATAAAGTAAAAGATGCTATTGTAGCAGCTTACGGACAATTAAAAATAGGAAATCCTCTTGATCAGAATAATCACGTAGGTCCGCTTATCGATGCAGATGCAGTGAAAATGTACGAAGAGGCATTGAAAAAAGTGAAAAAAGAAGGTGGTAAATTGATTGTAGAAGGCGGTGTTTTAAAAGGAAAAGGTTACGAAAGCGGTTGCTATGTAAAACCAGCCATTGCAGAAGCCGAAAACCATTTTGAAATTGTACAGCACGAAACTTTCGCACCAATTTTATATCTGTTAAAATATTCAGGAGAAGTAGAAAATGCTATCGAAATACAGAATGGAGTAATGCAGGGTTTATCTTCTGCGATTATGACCAATAATTTAAGAGAAGCAGAAAAATTCCTTTCTCATGCAGGTTCAGACTGTGGAATTGCCAATGTAAACATCGGAACTTCTGGTGCAGAAATTGGTGGTGCTTTTGGTGGCGAAAAAGAAACTGGCGGCGGTAGAGAGTCTGGTTCAGACGCTTGGAAAGTCTATATGAGAAGACAAACCAATACCATTAATTACACTACTAATCTACCTTTAGCACAAGGAATTAAGTTTGATTTATAG
- a CDS encoding four helix bundle protein, whose protein sequence is MHHFEKLNFWKKSIELAKKIYLVSTEISSDEKFGLISQMKRASVSIPSNIAEGSGRNSNKEFSHFLAISLGSAFELQTQLILIKELEILKEEKALELINDTIEIQKMIYSFKNTLNK, encoded by the coding sequence ATGCATCATTTTGAAAAGTTAAATTTTTGGAAAAAATCTATTGAGCTTGCTAAAAAGATTTATTTAGTTTCTACAGAAATTTCTTCTGATGAAAAATTTGGCTTGATTTCACAAATGAAAAGAGCTTCTGTATCAATTCCTTCAAATATTGCAGAAGGTTCAGGAAGAAATAGCAATAAAGAGTTTTCTCATTTTCTTGCAATTTCTCTAGGTTCTGCTTTTGAATTACAAACACAATTAATTCTTATCAAAGAATTGGAAATTTTAAAAGAGGAAAAAGCATTAGAATTAATAAATGATACCATAGAAATTCAAAAGATGATTTATAGTTTTAAAAATACTCTTAACAAATAA
- a CDS encoding amidohydrolase family protein — protein MKKVFILFSCVLFSWMQAQLGYWQNDTSAKDQSIYAIKNITLYQDYKTVITDAVLVIQNGKVVESGKVAIPKNAVVIDGKGKFVYPSFIDLYTNIGVEKSEAKQADSKSIYLPNTASAAAYNDAVKAYSRAVDQFTNQGKDYEEYLNQGFGTVLSFNQDGIVRGSAVLYNLGNGKPAEKIIKEDAALMLSFDKGSSRQSYPTSLAGSIALLRQFYLDADWYEKGGNAVEKNLNLEAFNQYKKLPTIIETTEKWDVLRADKIGDEALQQFVFMGSGNEYQRAKEMKSTGGFFLLPLEYPKPYQINDALDVENANVAELKHWELAPYNALFLQKENVDFAFTMNKLKDKSSFLGKIRELYKNGLSKEAILKSLTENPAKIVKSEANLGNLRKGSYANFLLFTEDLFSKDAVLQENWVAGKNFVVNKLLDQDIRGVYQLTINNQNYDLKIAGSLLKPEAKVSQEKKDGKVKLNVSDYKMALELVLPKDSVQNYRILYPLADYKNTNGFALNKQGNKVPYSITFVKNNEAETKKEEETPKEIGKIWYPFAAFGSENVPTQKDYIIRNATVWTNTSKGIVKNYDVKISKGKIVEVGSQLSKGNAEEIDGTNLHLTNGIIDEHTHIGLSRGVNEAGSNSSAEVRMSDVINPDDVNFYRQIVGGVTSAQQLHGSANPIGGQSSIVKFAWGENAENMKFPNAPQFIKFALGENVKQSNWGNNPNRFPQSRGGVEQAFDFWFTRALEYEKEKLTNKNYRKDLRLETHLEILKSKRYITCHSYVQSEINMFMKIAEKFNFKVNTFTHILEGYKVADKMKLHGANASTFSDWWGYKEEVREAIPYNAAILLKSGVNTAINSDDAEMARRLNQEAGKLVKYGNISQEEAWKTVTLNPAKMLKLDYKLGTIEVGKDADLVLWTDNPLSIYATVNKTFVDGKLIFDAQKQAEKDEMVKNEKNRIIQKMLFSDDAKKGNTQSVKTEQKKLYHCDTLEEDFHQH, from the coding sequence ATGAAGAAAGTATTTATTCTCTTTTCTTGCGTTCTTTTCAGTTGGATGCAAGCACAGTTAGGGTATTGGCAAAATGATACCTCTGCCAAAGACCAAAGCATTTATGCAATTAAAAACATTACCTTGTATCAGGATTACAAAACGGTTATTACAGATGCTGTTTTGGTGATTCAGAACGGCAAAGTGGTAGAGTCAGGTAAAGTGGCAATCCCTAAAAATGCAGTGGTAATTGATGGAAAAGGAAAGTTTGTCTATCCATCTTTTATTGATTTGTATACCAATATTGGCGTAGAAAAATCTGAAGCGAAACAAGCAGATTCCAAAAGCATCTATCTTCCAAATACCGCTTCTGCAGCAGCGTATAATGATGCTGTAAAAGCCTATTCTAGAGCAGTTGATCAATTCACCAATCAAGGAAAAGATTACGAAGAATACTTAAATCAAGGCTTCGGTACGGTATTAAGTTTCAACCAGGATGGAATCGTGAGAGGTTCTGCGGTGCTGTACAATTTAGGAAACGGAAAACCTGCAGAAAAAATCATCAAAGAAGATGCTGCACTCATGCTTTCTTTTGACAAAGGCAGTTCTAGACAGTCTTATCCTACTTCTTTGGCGGGTTCTATTGCCTTGTTGAGACAGTTTTATTTAGATGCAGATTGGTATGAAAAAGGAGGAAATGCAGTAGAGAAAAATCTAAATTTAGAAGCATTCAATCAATATAAAAAATTACCAACCATCATAGAAACTACCGAAAAATGGGACGTTTTAAGAGCGGATAAAATTGGGGACGAAGCCCTACAACAATTCGTTTTCATGGGTTCTGGAAATGAATACCAAAGAGCCAAAGAAATGAAATCTACAGGCGGTTTCTTCTTATTGCCATTAGAATATCCGAAACCGTATCAGATTAATGATGCTTTAGATGTGGAAAATGCCAATGTTGCTGAATTAAAGCATTGGGAATTAGCGCCTTATAATGCCCTATTTCTTCAAAAAGAAAATGTAGACTTTGCCTTCACGATGAACAAGTTGAAAGACAAATCTTCATTCTTAGGAAAAATTAGAGAACTCTATAAAAATGGTTTGTCTAAAGAAGCAATTCTGAAATCTTTGACCGAAAATCCTGCAAAAATTGTAAAATCTGAAGCAAATTTGGGGAATTTAAGAAAAGGAAGTTATGCCAATTTCTTATTATTTACAGAAGATTTATTCAGCAAAGATGCCGTTTTACAAGAAAATTGGGTGGCAGGTAAAAATTTCGTGGTAAATAAATTGTTAGACCAAGACATTAGAGGAGTGTATCAACTCACCATCAACAATCAGAACTATGATTTAAAAATTGCAGGCTCTCTTCTGAAGCCTGAAGCCAAAGTAAGTCAGGAGAAAAAAGACGGAAAAGTAAAATTAAACGTGAGCGACTATAAAATGGCTCTGGAACTGGTTTTACCGAAAGATTCTGTACAGAATTACAGAATTCTTTATCCGCTAGCAGACTATAAAAATACCAATGGTTTTGCCCTGAACAAACAAGGAAACAAAGTGCCTTACAGCATCACCTTTGTAAAAAATAATGAAGCTGAAACCAAAAAAGAAGAAGAAACGCCAAAAGAAATCGGTAAAATTTGGTATCCTTTTGCAGCTTTTGGAAGCGAAAATGTACCGACTCAAAAAGACTATATCATTAGAAATGCTACGGTTTGGACCAATACCTCAAAAGGAATTGTAAAAAATTACGATGTCAAAATTTCTAAAGGAAAAATCGTAGAAGTTGGAAGTCAATTAAGCAAAGGAAACGCTGAAGAAATTGATGGAACCAATTTACACTTAACCAACGGAATTATTGATGAACACACGCATATCGGACTTTCTAGAGGCGTAAATGAAGCGGGAAGCAATTCTTCTGCGGAGGTGAGAATGAGCGATGTAATCAATCCTGATGATGTGAATTTCTACAGACAAATTGTAGGAGGTGTAACTTCGGCACAACAATTACACGGTTCTGCAAATCCAATTGGCGGACAGTCTTCCATTGTGAAATTTGCTTGGGGAGAAAATGCCGAAAATATGAAGTTCCCAAATGCACCTCAGTTCATCAAATTTGCTTTGGGAGAAAACGTGAAACAGTCTAATTGGGGCAATAATCCTAATCGTTTTCCTCAGTCGAGAGGTGGAGTAGAACAGGCATTTGATTTTTGGTTCACCAGAGCTCTCGAATACGAAAAAGAAAAACTGACCAATAAAAATTACAGAAAAGATTTAAGACTGGAAACGCATTTAGAAATTTTAAAATCTAAACGCTACATCACGTGTCACTCTTATGTGCAGAGCGAAATCAACATGTTTATGAAAATTGCAGAGAAATTTAATTTCAAAGTAAACACATTCACACACATCTTAGAAGGCTACAAAGTAGCAGACAAAATGAAATTGCACGGAGCAAACGCTTCTACATTCTCAGATTGGTGGGGTTATAAAGAAGAAGTGAGAGAAGCGATTCCTTACAATGCTGCGATTTTGTTAAAATCTGGAGTCAATACCGCCATCAATTCAGATGATGCCGAAATGGCGAGAAGACTGAATCAGGAAGCTGGTAAATTGGTAAAATACGGAAACATTTCTCAAGAAGAAGCTTGGAAAACCGTAACATTGAATCCTGCCAAAATGCTGAAACTAGACTATAAATTAGGAACGATAGAAGTAGGTAAAGATGCTGATTTGGTATTGTGGACGGACAATCCATTGAGTATTTATGCCACAGTAAACAAAACTTTTGTAGACGGAAAACTCATTTTTGATGCACAAAAACAAGCCGAAAAAGATGAAATGGTGAAGAACGAGAAAAACAGAATTATTCAAAAAATGCTATTCTCAGACGATGCCAAAAAAGGAAATACCCAATCGGTAAAAACAGAGCAAAAGAAATTGTACCACTGTGACACTTTAGAAGAAGATTTTCATCAACACTAA